A region of Constrictibacter sp. MBR-5 DNA encodes the following proteins:
- the qatD gene encoding Qat anti-phage system TatD family nuclease QatD, which translates to MRPEFVDFHCHLDLYPDLKEAMARCDALRTATLAVTTTPKAFPRNRQLAMHSEFVRVGLGLHPQLVEERAGELDLFERLLSETRYVGEVGLDAGPRHYRSFELQKQTFRRILNLCADAGGKVLSVHSVRSAKHVLDLIEECLPADRGTVVLHWFTGSVAEVRRGVEMGCFFSVNEKMLSSPNGRRVLGAIPDDRLLTETDGPFVERSGRPIGPGDVGPTLHEIANARGISAPVVQTKIVENLRKVLKKDATLGR; encoded by the coding sequence ATGCGGCCCGAGTTCGTTGATTTTCATTGTCATCTCGATCTGTACCCGGATCTGAAAGAGGCGATGGCGAGATGCGACGCCCTCCGCACGGCCACTCTGGCTGTGACGACGACGCCTAAAGCTTTCCCTCGCAATCGGCAGCTCGCGATGCACAGCGAGTTCGTCCGCGTCGGCCTCGGTCTCCATCCACAGCTCGTCGAGGAAAGGGCGGGCGAGTTGGACCTGTTCGAGCGTCTCCTTTCGGAGACGCGATATGTAGGCGAAGTGGGTCTCGATGCCGGACCGCGCCATTATCGGTCGTTTGAGCTGCAGAAGCAGACGTTTCGCAGAATCCTCAACCTGTGCGCGGACGCGGGTGGCAAGGTTCTGAGCGTGCACAGTGTCCGGTCTGCGAAGCATGTTCTCGACCTGATCGAAGAGTGCCTGCCCGCGGACCGGGGGACAGTCGTCCTGCACTGGTTTACCGGATCGGTGGCGGAGGTGAGGCGCGGTGTCGAGATGGGATGCTTCTTCTCGGTGAACGAGAAGATGTTGAGTTCGCCGAACGGTCGACGCGTTCTCGGTGCGATTCCCGATGATCGTCTTTTGACGGAAACTGATGGTCCGTTTGTCGAGCGGTCAGGTAGACCTATTGGTCCAGGGGATGTTGGGCCGACGCTACACGAGATCGCGAACGCCCGGGGGATCAGTGCTCCGGTCGTGCAAACCAAGATCGTTGAGAACCTGCGG
- the qatC gene encoding Qat anti-phage system QueC-like protein QatC — protein sequence MRRFSLVGRLGPDDRTRVRIVQKDSDVYEIDFLNADRRLEFGIGHALDQLSALGLAPSESAVDLVLTAALVNAGDTRVSRAINAQDGWTREIDLYVPVSDPALWSALSRRLADLLKFLTGDRWRLFFRPRTKRMSSIVPKTEKLPLDGLDEVCLFSGGLDSLIGVLDLLKGGRHPLLVSHYWDAETSKAQSYLLDRLQRRFPSPEIRSMRVRLGFDHNHLATGEVEETQRGRSFLFFALASLAASAFGKPTKVNVPENGLIALNVPLDPLRFGALSTRTAHPYFIARVNGLLQEIGIEATLVNEYRHRTKGEMVKSCADRDFLKKEVGNSMSCSSPAKARYKKLSPRHCGYCVPCLIRRASLMGLGVPDPTLYTVPDLAAQTLFTDKAEGENVRSFQLMARRLEKRPELAGILVHKPGPLTDAPSEVGAYAAVFRRGVLEVAELLDGVTAKPS from the coding sequence ATGAGGAGGTTCAGCCTTGTTGGCCGTCTCGGGCCCGACGACAGAACGAGAGTCCGGATCGTCCAGAAAGACTCTGATGTCTACGAGATCGACTTCCTGAACGCGGATCGGCGGCTCGAGTTTGGGATCGGACATGCGCTCGATCAGCTCTCCGCTCTCGGTCTTGCGCCATCGGAGTCAGCCGTGGATCTCGTGCTGACCGCAGCCCTGGTGAACGCCGGCGATACCCGGGTGTCGCGGGCAATTAATGCTCAGGATGGCTGGACGCGGGAGATCGACCTGTACGTGCCTGTCTCCGATCCGGCGCTATGGAGCGCCTTGTCACGTCGGCTCGCAGATCTGCTGAAGTTTCTGACTGGCGACCGCTGGCGGCTGTTCTTTAGGCCGCGAACGAAACGGATGTCATCGATCGTCCCGAAGACTGAAAAGCTTCCGCTGGACGGTCTCGACGAGGTGTGCCTGTTCTCCGGCGGGCTCGACAGCCTGATTGGTGTGCTCGATCTGCTGAAGGGTGGCCGCCATCCGCTTCTGGTAAGTCACTATTGGGACGCGGAGACATCGAAGGCCCAGAGCTACCTGCTGGATCGTCTGCAGCGGCGCTTCCCGAGTCCGGAAATCAGGTCGATGCGTGTACGCCTCGGCTTCGATCACAACCATCTAGCCACGGGCGAGGTCGAGGAGACGCAGAGGGGGCGGTCTTTCCTCTTTTTCGCTTTGGCGTCCCTCGCGGCGTCGGCCTTCGGAAAGCCGACCAAGGTCAACGTGCCGGAGAACGGTTTGATCGCACTTAACGTACCGCTGGATCCGCTCAGGTTTGGGGCGTTGAGTACCCGCACAGCGCATCCCTATTTCATCGCGCGCGTGAACGGGTTGCTTCAGGAGATCGGCATCGAGGCCACGCTCGTCAACGAGTATCGGCATCGCACGAAGGGCGAGATGGTGAAGTCTTGTGCGGACCGAGATTTTCTCAAGAAGGAGGTCGGCAACTCGATGTCCTGTTCGTCGCCGGCGAAGGCTCGCTACAAGAAGCTTTCGCCGCGCCATTGCGGCTACTGTGTACCATGCCTCATTCGTCGCGCGTCCTTGATGGGACTTGGGGTGCCCGATCCCACTCTCTATACCGTGCCCGATCTTGCGGCCCAGACGCTCTTTACCGACAAGGCGGAGGGCGAGAACGTCCGGTCGTTCCAGCTTATGGCTCGGCGTCTGGAGAAGCGACCAGAGCTGGCCGGCATTTTGGTCCACAAGCCGGGACCGCTGACTGATGCACCGTCCGAAGTGGGGGCCTATGCCGCCGTGTTTCGACGCGGTGTTCTCGAGGTGGCGGAGTTGCTGGACGGCGTAACCGCGAAGCCGAGTTGA
- the qatB gene encoding Qat anti-phage system associated protein QatB has protein sequence MGTSGTFGGSKSGLVPSWVDDPPSTPAAAPQGAPPPGGDGGVGDEGAGTDTQTPPAAYPPLRPPPAGSGLGAARGNLTRGARTSDGRAVRRGAGQYVSASGGGRGAARRMPSSRAAAGGIAGLARNFATQGPAEALRPFNLEGLAGAPAVDVFVALTDALCPPGGTIDEAIARDAMLETIAALAAEGVGNFDEMTPADLQEFFIGVVTRSIEGKILNEVGTNSIRVSPDLAAVERAQRMLHDFVDGCVRDRFAASGSSLADVSSRQIDDFVSDLYGAAFDLMQTLGEAS, from the coding sequence ATGGGCACTTCGGGAACCTTCGGCGGCTCCAAGAGCGGCCTGGTGCCGAGTTGGGTGGATGATCCGCCTTCGACGCCGGCCGCTGCGCCACAGGGGGCGCCACCACCCGGCGGCGATGGTGGCGTCGGGGACGAAGGTGCTGGGACTGACACTCAAACACCGCCGGCTGCCTACCCGCCGCTGCGCCCGCCTCCTGCCGGCTCGGGCCTCGGCGCCGCTCGCGGAAATCTGACCCGGGGCGCCAGAACGTCCGACGGCAGGGCCGTTCGTCGCGGGGCTGGTCAATATGTCTCTGCCAGCGGCGGCGGTCGTGGCGCCGCGCGGCGAATGCCGAGTTCGCGAGCCGCGGCCGGGGGCATCGCGGGTCTCGCACGGAATTTCGCGACCCAGGGGCCGGCCGAGGCGCTCAGGCCATTTAACCTCGAAGGACTTGCCGGAGCGCCGGCCGTCGATGTCTTCGTTGCGCTGACGGATGCGCTGTGTCCGCCCGGCGGGACGATCGACGAGGCGATTGCGCGTGATGCGATGCTCGAAACCATCGCCGCCCTGGCGGCCGAGGGGGTCGGCAATTTCGATGAGATGACGCCGGCGGATCTCCAAGAATTCTTCATCGGCGTCGTTACCCGATCGATCGAGGGAAAAATATTGAACGAGGTTGGCACGAACAGCATCCGGGTTTCCCCTGACCTCGCCGCGGTAGAGCGCGCACAGCGTATGTTGCACGATTTCGTCGACGGCTGTGTCCGCGACAGGTTTGCGGCGAGCGGATCGAGCTTGGCGGACGTCAGCAGCCGACAGATCGATGACTTCGTCTCGGACCTTTACGGGGCGGCATTCGACCTGATGCAGACCTTGGGTGAGGCGTCATGA
- the qatA gene encoding Qat anti-phage system ATPase QatA: MIVADNETSVDLLYYEAIARTVVRLINEKSDDPLTVGVHGDWGAGKSSVLMMVEESFAKNDRVLCVRFNGWLFQGFEDAKAVLIETIVEELLRSRSTSTKVIDQAKKVLRRVDWMKLARKVGGLAFTAATGIPHPDTLKDLYDAASSLLGKSAEAITQAELQSVAAQAGQYLKEAEPETAPEQMHAFREEFEELLQCADIDRLVVLVDDLDRCLPETAIETLEAIRLFLFVPKAAFVIAADEGMIEYAVRQHFPDLPVAAGPATYARNYLEKLIQVPFRLPSLGYAETRIYVTLLLVLNECGEAADEFQKLVAFARQVLQRPWKGPGLDRNGVMEALGSVPAPVERALDLAYRIAPILTDGARGNPRQVKRFINTMALRLAIAQERGFGDDLNPTVLAKIMLAERFAPEVYDAIARGSAGTGASEELAALEAAVRGDGADTKKTKGEKRSGKADEADSDQPTLPDWPNLEWAKQWAKIDPALAEYDLRPYVFVTRDRRSVFGAVTSLGELDELLAKLSGPPLQVRQATAEVTRLPGSEAEQLFDALRAKVTVAEDFSEQPPGVQGLAAICQHHAFLQPSLIAFLKGLPVSKLGPWVVGGWAGALTTEAAKGEFRTLLSEWAAQDDNKPLQVAAKAAMQMGRRGGTR; encoded by the coding sequence ATGATCGTCGCCGACAACGAAACATCTGTTGATCTTCTCTACTACGAGGCCATAGCGCGCACGGTCGTGCGTCTGATCAACGAGAAGTCCGACGACCCGCTCACCGTGGGCGTACATGGCGACTGGGGCGCCGGGAAATCGAGCGTGCTGATGATGGTGGAGGAGTCGTTCGCGAAGAACGATCGCGTCCTCTGTGTTCGTTTCAACGGATGGTTGTTCCAGGGATTCGAGGACGCGAAAGCCGTCCTGATTGAGACGATCGTCGAGGAATTGCTCCGCAGCCGTTCCACTTCGACCAAAGTCATCGACCAGGCGAAGAAAGTTTTGCGCCGTGTGGACTGGATGAAGCTGGCGCGCAAAGTGGGGGGCTTGGCCTTCACCGCGGCGACGGGCATCCCGCACCCGGACACCCTGAAGGACCTCTACGACGCGGCCTCAAGTCTGCTCGGCAAGTCGGCAGAGGCGATCACGCAGGCTGAACTGCAGTCCGTTGCCGCGCAGGCCGGACAGTATCTGAAAGAAGCTGAACCCGAGACCGCCCCGGAACAGATGCATGCGTTCCGGGAGGAGTTCGAGGAGCTCTTGCAGTGTGCGGACATCGATCGTCTGGTGGTTCTGGTCGACGATCTGGATCGCTGCCTGCCAGAAACGGCAATCGAGACACTCGAGGCGATCCGTCTGTTCCTTTTCGTGCCGAAGGCGGCGTTTGTGATCGCCGCCGACGAGGGAATGATCGAATATGCGGTGCGCCAGCACTTTCCGGACCTCCCGGTCGCTGCGGGGCCCGCAACGTATGCTCGCAATTACCTCGAGAAGCTGATCCAGGTGCCGTTCCGGCTGCCGTCGCTCGGATATGCTGAGACCCGCATCTACGTCACGCTCCTACTTGTGTTGAATGAGTGCGGCGAGGCTGCGGACGAATTTCAGAAACTGGTCGCGTTCGCCCGGCAGGTGCTGCAGCGCCCATGGAAGGGGCCAGGCCTCGACCGCAACGGCGTTATGGAGGCTCTCGGATCCGTGCCGGCACCGGTCGAGCGCGCGCTTGATCTCGCCTACAGGATCGCGCCCATCCTCACGGATGGCGCCCGCGGCAATCCTAGGCAGGTGAAGCGTTTTATAAACACCATGGCGTTGCGTCTGGCGATCGCGCAGGAGCGGGGGTTCGGTGACGACCTCAATCCAACGGTCCTTGCGAAGATCATGCTGGCCGAGCGCTTCGCGCCGGAAGTCTATGACGCAATCGCGCGGGGGTCGGCCGGGACGGGAGCGTCGGAGGAGCTGGCCGCGCTCGAGGCCGCTGTCAGAGGTGACGGGGCCGATACGAAAAAGACAAAGGGCGAAAAGAGATCCGGGAAGGCGGATGAGGCGGATTCGGATCAGCCAACATTGCCGGACTGGCCCAATCTGGAATGGGCCAAGCAGTGGGCAAAGATCGATCCGGCACTCGCAGAGTACGATCTGAGGCCGTACGTTTTCGTGACCCGTGATCGTCGCAGCGTCTTCGGCGCTGTGACGTCGCTCGGAGAGCTTGACGAACTGCTCGCGAAGCTGAGCGGCCCGCCGCTCCAGGTGCGGCAGGCAACCGCCGAGGTGACGCGCTTACCAGGCTCCGAAGCCGAACAACTTTTTGACGCGTTGCGCGCGAAGGTGACGGTGGCGGAGGATTTTAGTGAGCAACCGCCAGGCGTGCAGGGCCTCGCCGCGATCTGCCAGCACCATGCATTCTTGCAGCCGTCGCTGATCGCATTTCTCAAGGGCTTGCCCGTATCAAAACTCGGACCGTGGGTCGTTGGTGGCTGGGCGGGTGCGCTGACGACCGAGGCGGCGAAGGGGGAATTCAGGACCCTGCTGTCGGAATGGGCCGCGCAGGACGACAACAAGCCGCTGCAGGTGGCGGCGAAGGCCGCGATGCAGATGGGCAGGCGCGGGGGGACGCGCTGA
- a CDS encoding ATP-dependent helicase, with translation MTSDDPEDAFNLCDQRKRILNEDGHMLVVGGPGSGKTTIALLKARRRVLRRLDSEQKVLFLSFSNSAIRRILESAGRILTDDIAERIDIKTYHSFAWEILTSHGYLTSSRRRLKIIPAQDAAVRSAGLNKEEWLEEQDRLYVGEGLVTYDQFAPRAAELLGRSAVVRACFSGAYPLILVDEFQDTDEDQWALVQALSNQSEIIGLGDSEQRIYEWRFGVSETRLEDFAQALECARFDFANENNRSPATGIAGFARSLLSPGSEQDLPDEIVRQSFKPGRMSVQLHLAVRRAFREAKDRSEEDRPKVAVAARSKRLVRQVSDALAMNMTINGKVYKALAHDVLIDQHQILLAARVVANIISSTEASSSDRLAEALDRIADMLRSAANKTNIEASDRLRKWAERCRAGKVPSTKCVAAIADVMARLDKDGLTGSPTQDWVSVRRLLERADAAELNKVAELARYLRLLRRGSAIEQALIGLWVSQGNYRGAEAALEQAILQDQLVDAQRESATVSVMNMHQLKGREYDAVVLVEDQYNTFIAQDKTPPHADARRLLQVSLTRARHYVVVLSNEGEDTFDRLLG, from the coding sequence ATGACCTCGGACGATCCGGAAGACGCTTTCAATCTCTGCGATCAGCGCAAACGCATCCTCAACGAGGACGGTCACATGCTGGTTGTCGGAGGGCCGGGTTCGGGCAAAACGACCATCGCGCTGCTCAAGGCGCGCCGCCGGGTGCTCCGGCGGCTCGACTCCGAGCAAAAGGTTCTGTTCCTGAGTTTCTCCAACTCGGCGATCCGGCGAATTTTGGAGAGTGCTGGGCGCATTCTCACAGATGACATCGCTGAGCGGATTGACATCAAGACCTATCACTCCTTCGCGTGGGAGATACTGACCTCACACGGCTATCTCACGTCATCTCGCCGGCGTCTCAAAATAATTCCCGCACAGGACGCTGCAGTACGTTCGGCGGGGCTGAACAAGGAAGAGTGGCTGGAAGAGCAGGATCGCCTGTACGTGGGGGAAGGACTCGTCACCTACGATCAGTTCGCTCCGCGCGCGGCCGAACTCCTGGGGCGCTCCGCAGTCGTCCGGGCATGTTTTAGTGGTGCCTATCCCCTTATCCTGGTTGATGAGTTTCAGGATACGGACGAAGATCAATGGGCTTTGGTGCAAGCGCTAAGCAATCAGTCTGAGATCATCGGGCTCGGGGACTCGGAGCAACGCATCTATGAATGGAGGTTTGGGGTCTCGGAAACCCGGTTGGAGGACTTCGCGCAGGCACTTGAATGCGCACGGTTCGATTTTGCCAATGAAAACAATCGGAGCCCCGCGACAGGTATCGCGGGCTTTGCTCGGTCGCTACTGTCACCCGGCTCAGAACAGGATCTTCCCGATGAGATCGTAAGACAGAGCTTCAAGCCCGGCCGTATGTCAGTGCAGCTTCATCTCGCAGTTCGGAGGGCCTTCCGGGAGGCGAAGGATCGCTCAGAGGAAGATCGTCCAAAGGTCGCGGTGGCGGCGCGCAGCAAGCGGCTCGTTAGGCAGGTTTCAGATGCGTTGGCCATGAACATGACGATTAATGGGAAGGTCTATAAGGCACTGGCCCATGATGTCTTGATCGATCAACATCAGATCCTGCTCGCCGCGCGCGTGGTCGCCAACATCATCTCAAGCACTGAGGCTAGCAGTAGCGACCGGCTAGCGGAGGCGTTGGATCGTATCGCCGACATGCTGCGATCGGCTGCAAACAAGACGAATATCGAAGCCTCTGACAGATTGCGGAAATGGGCAGAGAGGTGCCGCGCCGGCAAGGTGCCTTCGACGAAGTGCGTTGCCGCCATTGCAGACGTGATGGCCCGCTTAGACAAGGATGGTCTCACGGGATCGCCAACCCAAGACTGGGTCAGCGTTAGGCGGCTCCTTGAGAGAGCGGACGCGGCAGAGCTGAACAAGGTCGCGGAGCTCGCACGCTACCTTCGGCTACTGCGACGCGGTTCTGCAATTGAGCAGGCATTGATTGGTCTGTGGGTTTCGCAGGGCAACTACCGCGGAGCGGAGGCAGCGCTCGAACAGGCCATATTACAAGACCAGTTGGTCGATGCGCAGAGAGAAAGTGCGACGGTTTCCGTGATGAACATGCACCAACTCAAGGGTCGGGAGTATGACGCCGTGGTACTGGTAGAAGACCAGTACAATACGTTTATAGCTCAGGATAAGACACCGCCACACGCTGATGCACGCCGCCTTCTGCAGGTCTCCCTGACTCGGGCGCGGCATTATGTTGTCGTTCTCTCGAATGAGGGCGAAGACACATTTGATCGCTTGCTGGGCTGA